A region of Maribacter algicola DNA encodes the following proteins:
- a CDS encoding nucleoside hydrolase-like domain-containing protein yields the protein MKLTSILSILLLVLTTQSLTSQTDKHRLIVLADMGNEPDEEQQMLHLLMYANEIEIEGLIAVTGAALNPYHPDVSKRVTQPELFHHLIDGYEKVFENLKIHAEGWLSPEYLRSIVFRGQPAYGMDGVGIGKASEGSKFIISEVTKNDPRPVFVVVNAGSNTLAQALFDYRRTHTPEETMKFVKKLRVYENAAQDNAGGWINHEFPEIHWIRGIHQTKCYGGPLVNELGPHNWKPYPYTPKGQDDWAKEHIREGHGPLGKLYPIRAFNEHTAESPSFIEGGGTIPWLMLTRAGHTDPSETSWGSWSGRYSIDKIKNVRARWGAIQKLEEQFLPWAVYTDAKGKWTDPVSGIEYNDIHTPVWPWRQAMWNDFQARMDWCVKNYENANHHPHAVINNDESNAIIYRTVKPGETLKFDASLSSDPDQDELRYYWWIYGEAGKNPYGQDIPIEKNNSDTIKLKVPGDASNKEIHLILEVWDKSEIVPLVDYRRVILNVQ from the coding sequence ATGAAACTAACCTCAATATTATCTATCCTTCTTTTGGTACTGACAACTCAGAGTCTAACTTCCCAGACTGACAAACACCGTTTGATTGTCTTGGCCGATATGGGCAACGAACCCGATGAGGAACAGCAAATGCTACATTTATTGATGTATGCAAATGAAATTGAAATTGAAGGATTAATCGCAGTAACCGGTGCTGCCCTTAATCCGTATCATCCAGATGTGTCGAAGCGAGTTACCCAACCGGAATTGTTTCATCATTTGATCGATGGTTATGAGAAGGTATTTGAGAATTTGAAAATTCATGCCGAGGGATGGCTTTCCCCAGAATATTTGAGGTCGATTGTTTTTAGGGGGCAACCTGCATATGGAATGGATGGAGTGGGGATAGGTAAAGCCTCGGAAGGGTCAAAGTTTATTATTAGTGAAGTCACTAAAAATGACCCCCGACCAGTCTTTGTGGTGGTCAATGCCGGCTCCAATACCCTTGCCCAGGCTTTGTTTGACTATAGAAGAACCCACACACCTGAAGAAACTATGAAATTTGTGAAAAAGCTGCGTGTGTATGAAAATGCAGCGCAAGACAACGCAGGTGGTTGGATTAATCACGAATTCCCTGAAATTCATTGGATTAGAGGCATACATCAAACTAAGTGTTATGGTGGGCCGTTAGTGAACGAATTGGGGCCACATAATTGGAAACCATATCCATATACACCAAAAGGGCAGGATGATTGGGCTAAAGAACATATTAGGGAAGGGCATGGGCCTCTCGGTAAATTATATCCCATTCGCGCATTTAATGAACATACTGCTGAATCACCTAGTTTTATTGAAGGAGGGGGCACCATTCCTTGGCTAATGCTAACACGGGCAGGACACACAGATCCTTCTGAAACATCTTGGGGGAGTTGGAGTGGAAGGTATTCGATTGACAAAATCAAAAATGTGCGTGCACGGTGGGGTGCCATTCAGAAATTAGAAGAACAATTTCTTCCATGGGCAGTATATACCGATGCCAAGGGAAAATGGACAGATCCGGTAAGCGGAATAGAATATAACGACATACATACGCCCGTTTGGCCATGGAGGCAGGCCATGTGGAACGATTTTCAGGCCCGTATGGATTGGTGTGTAAAAAATTATGAAAATGCAAACCATCATCCGCATGCGGTCATAAACAATGATGAATCCAATGCCATAATATACCGAACTGTAAAACCAGGTGAGACTTTAAAGTTTGATGCCTCATTATCATCTGACCCGGATCAGGATGAGCTACGCTATTATTGGTGGATTTATGGAGAGGCTGGAAAGAACCCTTATGGACAAGATATACCAATTGAGAAAAACAATTCGGATACGATAAAACTAAAAGTTCCTGGAGATGCTTCGAATAAGGAAATTCATTTGATTCTAGAGGTCTGGGATAAGAGTGAAATTGTGCCTTTGGTGGATTATAGGAGGGTCATTTTAAACGTTCAATAA
- a CDS encoding 3-keto-disaccharide hydrolase has translation MGHWIGHWENPSMGYEKIIPKLTAEVILLDSTKYKIRILPDLMTRAEPYAEFETITLNKDKIIIDENGWEISFSEGICSGTALLYNKKTTFKLYKSQLTSPTLNLKPPADAIMLFDGSNSQKWQHADGKPITWSITTNGELETRSKFWQSQDGKKNLNGGDIETVDSYSVPLQFHMEFRYPVEPGKSGQGLGNSGLFFLPIGEVQILNSFGSNGYWNECGAIYKRFPPMVNAAAPPLQWQTYDVEIHADENSDDKIFFSLTVRLNGKLIHNQLLLPNENPDEGIKIKLQDHINRLQFRNIWVKQL, from the coding sequence ATGGGACATTGGATTGGCCATTGGGAAAACCCTTCTATGGGATATGAAAAAATAATACCAAAATTAACTGCTGAGGTAATTCTACTGGACTCTACTAAGTATAAAATTAGAATTTTACCCGATTTGATGACCCGTGCAGAGCCTTATGCTGAATTCGAAACAATTACCCTTAACAAGGATAAAATCATTATTGATGAAAATGGATGGGAGATAAGTTTTTCAGAAGGGATATGTTCGGGGACTGCGCTCTTGTACAATAAAAAAACAACCTTTAAACTGTATAAATCGCAACTTACCTCTCCCACCCTTAATTTGAAACCACCTGCAGATGCCATTATGCTATTTGATGGGAGCAACTCCCAAAAGTGGCAGCACGCAGATGGTAAACCTATCACTTGGAGTATTACCACGAACGGGGAGCTTGAAACACGTTCTAAATTTTGGCAATCACAAGATGGAAAGAAAAACTTAAATGGAGGCGACATTGAAACAGTCGATTCTTATTCAGTGCCACTTCAGTTCCATATGGAGTTCAGATACCCGGTTGAACCAGGTAAATCAGGACAAGGATTGGGGAACAGCGGGCTTTTTTTTCTTCCTATAGGGGAAGTGCAAATCTTAAATAGTTTCGGAAGTAATGGGTATTGGAACGAATGTGGGGCAATATACAAAAGATTTCCTCCGATGGTAAATGCTGCCGCTCCACCACTTCAATGGCAGACGTATGACGTAGAAATACATGCGGACGAAAATTCAGACGACAAAATCTTTTTTTCATTAACTGTAAGGCTAAATGGGAAATTGATTCATAACCAGCTTCTTCTGCCAAACGAAAATCCTGATGAGGGAATAAAAATCAAGTTACAGGACCATATCAATAGACTTCAATTCAGGAATATATGGGTCAAGCAACTATAA
- a CDS encoding FAD:protein FMN transferase, producing the protein MNTEFEIRVPKDCLPFDQAKTLSVEVIERVEYIEDRLSRFVPSSDISNINHLEPGDHHILDPYTFDCLNKATQAHQLTYGYFSVQAGRFDEELQLGLGAYLLHEKDGAISCLEKGRSFDLGGIGKGYSLDCLTDIFEYWELADYYVSAGNSTILVRNKSLPSWDLKISHSHHHQLELTNVAISGSGDRKNTQHIKRPNNAMRANESIVPTWVQCESAAFSDAFSTACSLMNTEQIQKTIDLAPFNIIVFQERQGKLLKYNKKEL; encoded by the coding sequence ATGAATACCGAATTCGAGATTCGTGTGCCTAAAGATTGCCTTCCATTTGATCAGGCTAAAACCCTCTCAGTAGAAGTAATCGAAAGAGTGGAGTACATAGAGGATAGGCTTAGTCGATTCGTCCCATCAAGCGATATTTCGAACATCAATCATTTAGAGCCTGGAGACCATCATATTTTAGACCCTTATACTTTTGATTGCTTGAATAAAGCTACACAAGCACATCAGTTAACCTATGGTTATTTCAGTGTTCAGGCGGGGAGATTCGATGAAGAGCTACAACTGGGGCTGGGAGCTTATTTATTGCACGAAAAGGATGGGGCCATCAGTTGTCTTGAAAAAGGACGTTCTTTCGATCTGGGGGGGATTGGCAAAGGGTATTCTTTGGATTGTTTGACTGATATTTTTGAGTATTGGGAGCTAGCGGACTATTATGTAAGTGCCGGAAATAGTACGATACTAGTGAGAAATAAATCCTTACCGAGTTGGGACCTGAAAATTTCCCATTCCCATCACCATCAACTTGAACTGACCAATGTTGCCATAAGTGGCTCGGGAGATCGCAAAAATACACAGCACATTAAGAGGCCGAACAACGCCATGAGGGCAAATGAATCAATCGTGCCAACTTGGGTGCAATGTGAGTCGGCTGCATTTTCCGATGCTTTTTCAACGGCCTGTTCTCTCATGAACACAGAGCAAATTCAGAAAACAATTGACTTGGCACCCTTCAATATTATTGTATTTCAGGAACGTCAAGGCAAACTTTTAAAATATAATAAAAAGGAATTATGA
- a CDS encoding Gfo/Idh/MocA family oxidoreductase, producing MESNKSNSRRQFIQKTGVASMGLAFGAPSIFSQNPLVNSSLNDLNFGIIGFGGKGGHAYSICAPLTHIKFKAVCDINPVNRAKAKEVMGKKHDIRVYEDYEEMIDKENLDAVIINTPDMWHARQSIHCMKKGVHVYCEKTMAFNQEEAKEMVRVMNETGMKLQIGHQRRSTTNYLEALKMAHENKLFGRLTNAVGQWNNSRYSRRAWKKQEIDDAKLAQYGYGSYDEYANWRCFKSVSNGIIADLGAHQIDIYSWFFKANPHRIMIAGSRDYYPLSYTDHEDNVFVIFDYETPQGPARAFYEVIANSSALGVTERIIGDKGAVVLSLNSNKVTLYKEDSADQQLWDSLVSNNTLKNMADQEKLNRTYVDETAPQITYKINVKEKYNAFTAHMLNFTEAIMGNESLNCDAAEAYRCELPVFKIAEALRNNQAIVSVNESEYVVS from the coding sequence ATGGAATCAAATAAGAGCAACTCAAGAAGACAGTTTATTCAAAAAACCGGAGTGGCCAGCATGGGTTTGGCATTTGGCGCTCCCAGTATTTTTTCCCAGAATCCGCTTGTAAATTCTTCCTTAAATGATTTAAATTTTGGAATCATTGGTTTCGGCGGTAAGGGAGGTCATGCTTATAGTATATGTGCCCCTCTAACACATATTAAGTTCAAGGCGGTATGTGATATAAACCCAGTCAACAGGGCAAAAGCCAAGGAAGTCATGGGTAAGAAACACGACATTCGAGTTTATGAGGACTATGAGGAAATGATTGATAAAGAAAATCTGGATGCTGTAATTATAAATACACCAGATATGTGGCATGCCCGTCAATCTATACATTGTATGAAAAAAGGAGTTCATGTCTATTGTGAAAAGACCATGGCCTTTAATCAGGAGGAAGCTAAGGAAATGGTCAGGGTAATGAATGAGACGGGCATGAAACTACAAATTGGACATCAAAGAAGGTCCACTACAAATTATCTTGAAGCCCTTAAAATGGCCCATGAGAATAAACTATTTGGAAGGTTGACCAACGCCGTTGGGCAATGGAACAATTCAAGATATAGTAGAAGGGCATGGAAGAAACAAGAAATAGATGATGCCAAATTGGCTCAATATGGTTATGGCTCTTATGATGAATATGCAAATTGGCGATGTTTTAAAAGTGTAAGTAACGGTATCATCGCTGATCTTGGGGCCCATCAAATTGATATTTACAGTTGGTTTTTTAAAGCAAACCCTCATCGCATTATGATTGCCGGTTCGCGGGACTATTATCCGCTTTCATATACAGATCATGAAGATAATGTATTTGTAATATTTGACTATGAAACACCGCAAGGACCAGCCCGAGCATTTTACGAGGTAATTGCAAATTCAAGTGCTTTAGGTGTAACGGAAAGAATTATAGGTGATAAAGGAGCAGTTGTGTTAAGTTTAAATAGCAACAAAGTAACCCTTTACAAAGAAGATTCTGCTGACCAACAATTATGGGATAGTCTGGTATCCAATAACACATTGAAAAATATGGCGGACCAAGAAAAATTGAACCGTACCTATGTTGATGAGACAGCACCCCAGATTACGTATAAAATTAATGTGAAAGAAAAGTATAACGCATTTACGGCTCATATGTTAAACTTTACTGAGGCAATCATGGGCAATGAATCCCTTAATTGTGATGCGGCCGAAGCATATCGATGTGAACTACCCGTTTTTAAGATTGCAGAAGCTCTTAGAAACAACCAAGCAATCGTAAGCGTTAATGAAAGCGAATATGTAGTTTCTTAA
- a CDS encoding 3-keto-disaccharide hydrolase, with the protein MIVSRLEKKYNQMVTKKYILSVMVMSMILMSTNTFCQGEMNSSVKNDWKILLDKDLTHWEKFMGIPHTSVKNLPEGTFQSDNFKRSPLGLNNDPKNVISTIEQDGQLILAITGEIFGCVSTKEEFGNYHLSLEFKWGEKKWPPRLDKLRDSGVLYHCFGNHGAFANAWKASVESQVQEGDCGDVYLLGGADGNPTAYAKTISNKDHSGNTWDPTGVDGMHSGRIVKKGNFEKPNGEWNTMEIYAVGDEAFHLVNGHLVMHITQIKRNQIPLESGHIQIQSEGAEIYYRNIKIRNIHEFPKEVISVEHQPE; encoded by the coding sequence TTGATAGTAAGTAGACTTGAAAAGAAATATAACCAGATGGTTACAAAAAAATACATTTTGTCTGTAATGGTAATGAGCATGATTCTAATGTCCACAAACACATTCTGTCAAGGCGAAATGAACAGTAGTGTTAAAAATGATTGGAAAATTCTGTTGGATAAAGACCTAACGCACTGGGAGAAATTTATGGGTATTCCACATACTTCCGTAAAAAATCTTCCTGAGGGAACCTTTCAATCGGATAATTTTAAACGTTCGCCCTTGGGATTGAACAATGACCCAAAAAACGTTATTAGTACGATTGAGCAAGATGGTCAGCTCATTTTAGCTATTACTGGAGAAATTTTCGGATGTGTTTCCACCAAAGAGGAATTTGGCAACTACCATCTTTCCCTTGAGTTCAAGTGGGGTGAAAAGAAATGGCCACCTCGTCTGGATAAATTAAGAGACAGTGGTGTTCTATATCATTGCTTCGGAAATCATGGTGCCTTTGCAAATGCTTGGAAGGCATCCGTAGAATCACAGGTTCAAGAAGGCGATTGCGGTGATGTTTACCTGCTTGGCGGTGCAGATGGTAATCCAACTGCCTATGCAAAAACAATCAGCAATAAAGACCATAGTGGAAATACATGGGATCCAACGGGGGTGGATGGTATGCACAGTGGAAGGATTGTTAAAAAAGGGAATTTTGAAAAACCTAACGGGGAGTGGAATACCATGGAGATTTATGCAGTTGGCGATGAAGCGTTTCATTTAGTAAATGGTCATTTAGTTATGCATATCACTCAAATTAAACGTAATCAAATACCACTTGAAAGTGGTCACATTCAAATACAATCAGAAGGCGCTGAAATTTATTATCGAAACATTAAAATTCGAAACATTCACGAGTTTCCAAAAGAAGTGATTTCTGTTGAGCATCAGCCCGAATGA
- a CDS encoding alpha-L-rhamnosidase, with amino-acid sequence MKNTFFFIFSLILLVSCKNKGTDKTGIQIEKVSINYFKNPLGIDDLAPRISWVMSSEGRNKKQSAYQIKVADSKEGLDEESSLLWDTDKTISSQNTHITYAGSPLQSGQSCYFKIRVWDEDDSVSDWSEVGFWTMGLLNEEDWKAKWIGFKTKDNDPKDPLHLPAPPYLRKSFSVEGEVKRATLYVTSLGVFEMSLNGEKIGNDLLTPGWSDYDKRIYYKTYDISEDLVQGTNAMGAILGDGWYAGYVGPKELSNPRNRELYGLHPALFCQLEVEYEDGKKETIISDESWKANEGPLRYADLLMGTGYNANLEFDGWDTADYDDQSWANVYLHEGTEAALEAYPGNSIQVYDQLEPIEITEPNEGVYIFNLGQNFAGHAKLKVSGNKNDTIVIRYGERLHDDGNLMTENLRFARATDTYILKGEGTEEWEPKFTYHGFQYVEVTGLKGKPDKNTVTGIAFGSSIPMVSEFNSSDETLNRMFENVIWTQRSNFMEVPTDSPQRDERLGWLGDVQIFSRSALYNATLGAFNAKWFADVRDAQYDFGAYSTFAPRPYPALVWYSPGWMEAGVMVPYNTFKFYNDTKIVEDHYASMTRFMDYHIEKSGETDYFYPENSWTEVNPKGGFGDWLSMTDKNLAHDIMASMYYQYALKIMAEMSTAIGKNEKAAYYKEVYDKSISAFIDHYMDVEGKFTISEDAYGDGKGYFEGEKGFTGHTQSAYATAIYFDILPDTLKVKAKKHLVDLLAENDNLPSSGILGIRQLLPALSAVGRGDLAYQILLKKDYPSWGFQVKNGATTIWERWNSYTPEAGFNGEMNAKMNSFNHYAFGAFSQFLFAQMAGIETKGAGFNNIIIKPDLGNRSLSHVKGEYGSINGKIISSWSIEGTSFSMKVEVPVNTNAIIYVPSVGDTPVMENGEGIDLETIKFIEEKDGYKVYEIGSGSYFFESKI; translated from the coding sequence ATGAAGAACACATTTTTTTTTATTTTTTCTCTTATACTTCTTGTTTCTTGTAAAAATAAAGGTACAGACAAGACAGGGATACAGATAGAAAAGGTATCCATTAACTACTTTAAAAATCCTTTAGGAATCGATGATTTGGCGCCCAGAATAAGTTGGGTAATGTCTTCCGAGGGTCGAAACAAAAAGCAATCGGCATATCAAATAAAGGTGGCTGATTCAAAAGAAGGCTTGGACGAAGAAAGCAGTCTTTTGTGGGATACAGATAAAACAATTTCCAGCCAAAATACTCATATTACATATGCCGGAAGCCCATTGCAATCGGGCCAAAGTTGTTATTTTAAAATTAGGGTTTGGGATGAAGATGATTCCGTATCCGATTGGAGTGAGGTAGGTTTTTGGACAATGGGGCTGTTGAACGAGGAAGATTGGAAGGCCAAATGGATTGGGTTTAAAACCAAGGACAACGACCCAAAAGATCCACTTCACCTACCTGCCCCACCTTATTTGCGAAAATCATTTTCTGTAGAAGGAGAGGTCAAAAGGGCTACGCTTTATGTAACCTCCTTAGGAGTTTTTGAGATGTCCTTGAATGGTGAAAAAATCGGCAATGACCTACTGACCCCCGGATGGTCAGACTATGACAAACGAATCTATTATAAGACCTATGATATCAGTGAAGATTTAGTACAAGGTACCAATGCAATGGGCGCCATTTTAGGTGATGGCTGGTATGCAGGGTATGTAGGCCCCAAAGAATTGTCCAATCCTAGAAACCGTGAGCTATATGGTCTGCATCCAGCATTATTCTGTCAATTGGAAGTCGAATATGAAGATGGGAAAAAAGAAACAATCATTTCGGACGAAAGTTGGAAAGCAAATGAAGGCCCTCTGCGTTATGCAGATCTTTTGATGGGGACCGGGTACAATGCCAATTTGGAATTTGATGGATGGGATACTGCCGATTATGATGACCAAAGTTGGGCCAATGTATATTTACATGAAGGTACCGAAGCTGCATTGGAAGCCTATCCAGGAAATAGCATCCAAGTGTATGACCAACTGGAGCCCATAGAAATTACGGAGCCAAATGAAGGTGTCTATATTTTTAATTTGGGACAGAATTTTGCTGGGCATGCCAAATTAAAGGTATCTGGAAATAAAAACGATACCATTGTAATCCGTTATGGTGAACGGCTTCATGATGATGGAAACTTGATGACGGAAAATCTCCGTTTTGCCAGGGCAACGGATACATATATTCTCAAAGGAGAGGGTACAGAAGAATGGGAACCTAAATTTACCTATCATGGATTTCAGTATGTAGAGGTTACTGGATTAAAGGGTAAGCCTGATAAAAATACAGTTACCGGAATCGCTTTTGGTTCATCCATTCCCATGGTCAGTGAATTCAATTCTTCAGACGAAACATTGAACCGTATGTTTGAGAATGTGATATGGACGCAGCGCTCCAACTTTATGGAGGTCCCTACAGATAGTCCACAGCGCGACGAACGTTTGGGTTGGTTGGGTGACGTACAGATATTTTCAAGATCGGCCCTTTACAATGCAACCCTTGGGGCATTCAATGCCAAGTGGTTTGCAGATGTGCGCGATGCACAGTACGATTTTGGAGCGTATTCCACATTTGCACCTAGACCTTATCCAGCATTGGTCTGGTATTCTCCTGGGTGGATGGAAGCAGGTGTAATGGTACCGTACAATACCTTTAAATTTTATAACGACACTAAAATTGTTGAAGATCATTATGCGTCTATGACCAGGTTTATGGATTACCATATCGAAAAAAGTGGTGAAACGGATTACTTCTATCCAGAGAATTCTTGGACAGAAGTAAATCCTAAAGGAGGATTTGGAGATTGGTTATCCATGACCGATAAAAATCTGGCGCATGACATCATGGCCTCGATGTATTATCAATATGCATTAAAAATAATGGCCGAGATGAGCACTGCGATTGGCAAGAATGAGAAGGCGGCATACTACAAAGAAGTGTATGATAAATCCATATCGGCTTTTATTGATCATTATATGGACGTTGAAGGAAAGTTTACCATAAGTGAAGATGCTTATGGTGATGGGAAAGGTTATTTCGAAGGTGAAAAAGGGTTTACGGGCCATACCCAATCGGCCTATGCAACTGCAATTTATTTTGATATACTGCCCGATACGCTAAAAGTTAAAGCTAAAAAACACTTAGTAGATCTTCTTGCAGAAAACGACAACCTCCCCTCATCCGGTATTTTGGGCATTCGTCAATTGTTGCCCGCGTTATCAGCTGTGGGACGTGGAGATTTAGCGTATCAGATTTTGTTGAAAAAGGATTATCCAAGTTGGGGTTTTCAGGTCAAGAATGGGGCCACGACCATTTGGGAACGCTGGAATAGCTACACGCCGGAAGCTGGTTTTAATGGAGAAATGAATGCTAAAATGAATTCTTTTAACCACTATGCCTTTGGAGCGTTTTCCCAGTTTCTTTTTGCTCAAATGGCCGGTATTGAAACCAAAGGTGCGGGTTTCAATAATATCATCATAAAGCCCGATTTGGGAAATCGTTCCTTATCCCATGTTAAAGGTGAATATGGGTCCATAAACGGTAAAATCATTTCTTCATGGTCAATAGAGGGGACATCTTTTTCAATGAAGGTTGAAGTGCCAGTAAACACCAATGCAATCATTTATGTGCCCTCAGTAGGAGATACACCGGTCATGGAAAACGGAGAAGGCATTGACTTGGAGACTATAAAATTTATTGAAGAGAAAGATGGATACAAGGTATACGAAATAGGGTCTGGAAGTTACTTTTTTGAGTCCAAAATATAG
- a CDS encoding arylsulfatase produces the protein MYKKSEPLLLLLLILFCWTSLGQESTRPNIILILADDLGYSDLGCYGSEIKTPHLDNLAANGVRLANMNNAGMCVISRSSILTGKWWPETGYGIKKGENLAEMLKKRNYHTGIIGKWHLDGNPMEKGFDYFFGFLGGYSSYFEGSPDYRLNHEPFSDFGENFYSTDAFSEHAASFIKQSSQLKDKPFFLYLSYQSPHNPLQAPKEEIMKYRGQYLKGWESIRDARIRKQKHLGIVEKQVPLPGYPKNLPLWETLSPDQKDLEDLRMSVFAAMVEHMDSGIGKVIRVLEETGVLDNTLVLFLSDNGTDSFSVMDNEMLKRNLLPGDVGSNYQPGTGWAYASVAPNRLYKISQHNGGIKTGAIAFWPKGILKTNRTNQQPLHVVDIAPTLLELATQEEPKRDKENKDFSGQSFINILENKSWQRNEPMFFQFMDNRAIRTNNWGLVEVDGNGWELYDLKKDPLETHDLASKHPDMVQKLEKKWMSWWKRTSNNDDYRPESTHESLHYKPQGDRGSGEPYVPSAMPRSLKQKYPIDKN, from the coding sequence ATGTACAAGAAAAGTGAACCTCTTCTTTTATTGCTATTAATCCTATTTTGTTGGACCTCCCTAGGTCAAGAATCCACAAGGCCCAACATTATACTAATCCTAGCAGATGATCTGGGTTACAGTGACCTTGGCTGTTACGGCAGTGAAATAAAAACACCTCATCTTGACAATTTGGCGGCCAATGGAGTCAGGCTGGCCAACATGAATAATGCTGGTATGTGTGTTATTTCGAGAAGTTCAATCCTAACAGGAAAATGGTGGCCAGAAACGGGTTATGGCATTAAAAAAGGAGAAAATTTGGCCGAAATGCTTAAAAAAAGGAATTATCACACCGGAATCATTGGCAAATGGCATTTGGATGGAAATCCAATGGAAAAGGGTTTTGACTATTTTTTTGGTTTTCTTGGAGGTTATTCAAGCTATTTTGAGGGAAGCCCAGATTATAGATTGAATCATGAGCCTTTTAGCGATTTTGGGGAGAATTTTTACAGTACCGATGCATTTTCAGAGCATGCGGCCAGCTTTATAAAACAGAGTTCTCAACTAAAGGACAAACCTTTTTTCCTTTATCTGAGTTATCAGTCACCACACAATCCCCTTCAGGCTCCAAAAGAAGAAATCATGAAGTATAGGGGACAATATCTTAAGGGCTGGGAGAGCATCCGTGACGCTCGAATTAGAAAACAAAAGCATTTGGGCATTGTTGAAAAGCAAGTTCCTTTGCCTGGTTACCCAAAAAACCTACCGCTTTGGGAAACATTGTCCCCCGACCAAAAAGACTTGGAAGACCTAAGAATGTCGGTGTTTGCTGCCATGGTGGAACATATGGATTCAGGTATTGGGAAAGTCATCAGGGTCTTGGAAGAAACTGGCGTTCTCGACAATACATTGGTACTATTTTTAAGCGACAATGGGACCGATTCTTTCTCGGTCATGGATAATGAGATGCTCAAAAGAAACCTTTTGCCAGGCGATGTCGGTTCCAATTACCAGCCCGGCACTGGATGGGCATACGCAAGTGTGGCCCCAAACCGCCTCTATAAAATCAGCCAGCACAATGGAGGTATAAAAACCGGTGCCATTGCCTTTTGGCCTAAAGGCATTTTAAAGACCAACAGGACCAATCAACAACCGCTTCATGTGGTCGATATAGCCCCTACCCTCCTTGAATTGGCAACCCAAGAGGAACCAAAAAGAGATAAGGAGAACAAGGATTTTTCCGGTCAATCTTTTATTAATATCCTAGAAAACAAGTCTTGGCAAAGAAACGAACCTATGTTCTTTCAATTTATGGATAACCGCGCCATAAGGACCAACAACTGGGGGCTGGTAGAAGTTGATGGGAATGGATGGGAGTTATACGATTTAAAAAAAGACCCTTTGGAAACCCATGACCTTGCCAGTAAACATCCAGACATGGTCCAAAAATTGGAGAAAAAGTGGATGTCTTGGTGGAAACGAACAAGCAACAACGATGATTATAGGCCA